One part of the Sorangiineae bacterium MSr11954 genome encodes these proteins:
- a CDS encoding polysaccharide lyase, translating to MPHFLGNRRFALTLAALVTSSLGIMCAPAESEPANGRPNDSEASTLAPDASWQLKWSPEANRDGLLKSFEGVEDDRANSHTEGQPHIFVQDNNFRFNMHTVDRDASTDRQRQEVKGMRASNGANLEIRAGETWRLSWSLFIPSSLKATTSFTHIMQLKQPGDGSSPILVMSLRRRKTNTRIEVKVFESDTMVGEIDLAPLQDKWISTDVEFKAANGPDGWVRWVVRDGEATVLDKKVTGVDTFLADRVRPKWGIYRSLADTSGSLQDCYMLTTNMRAYQLL from the coding sequence ATGCCCCACTTCCTCGGCAACCGACGCTTCGCCCTTACCTTGGCCGCTCTGGTCACCTCGTCGCTCGGCATCATGTGCGCGCCCGCAGAGTCCGAGCCGGCGAATGGCAGGCCGAACGACTCGGAGGCGTCGACCCTGGCCCCGGACGCTTCGTGGCAGCTGAAATGGAGCCCGGAGGCCAACCGAGATGGATTGTTGAAGTCGTTCGAAGGGGTCGAGGACGACCGTGCCAACTCGCACACGGAGGGGCAGCCTCACATTTTCGTTCAGGACAACAATTTTCGGTTCAACATGCACACGGTCGATCGCGACGCCAGCACCGATCGCCAGCGGCAGGAAGTAAAGGGCATGCGCGCCTCGAACGGCGCCAACTTGGAGATTCGCGCGGGCGAGACCTGGCGGCTCTCGTGGTCGTTGTTCATTCCGAGCTCGCTCAAGGCGACCACCAGCTTCACCCATATCATGCAGCTCAAACAGCCGGGCGATGGCTCGAGCCCCATCCTGGTGATGTCGCTGCGCCGGCGCAAGACCAATACGCGGATCGAGGTCAAGGTGTTCGAGTCCGACACCATGGTGGGCGAAATCGATTTGGCGCCGCTCCAGGACAAGTGGATCAGCACGGACGTGGAGTTCAAAGCCGCCAATGGGCCCGACGGGTGGGTGCGCTGGGTCGTTCGCGATGGCGAGGCCACGGTGCTCGACAAGAAGGTCACCGGGGTCGATACGTTCCTCGCCGATCGCGTTCGGCCCAAGTGGGGTATTTATCGCTCGCTCGCCGATACGTCGGGATCGCTGCAAGACTGTTACATGCTGACCACGAACATGCGCGCGTATCAGCTTTTGTAG
- a CDS encoding SdpI family protein, translating to MSDPLPIRPGRRIRRTDILAVVALGASFAVTAILWSSLPARIPIHFDVNGVANGFASRAVGGWLLPALAVAMWLLVRFGAAWLPVGARAAGGAGSAGTMASVACALAIFLLAVHTATLRAAESGQLPQSFCPLAIGGLCLTLTILLPRVRRNAFVGVRTPWTLASDENWARTHRLASFTMLAATIACFATALVAPALGVAIACAAVVSAALIPAIYSAFLARGGYKS from the coding sequence ATGAGCGATCCTCTCCCTATCCGGCCTGGCCGGCGCATCCGAAGAACGGATATTCTCGCCGTCGTCGCGCTGGGCGCCTCGTTCGCGGTCACCGCGATCCTGTGGTCGTCGCTTCCAGCGCGCATCCCCATCCACTTCGACGTGAATGGCGTCGCCAACGGCTTTGCGTCGCGCGCCGTGGGCGGTTGGCTTCTCCCTGCGCTGGCCGTCGCCATGTGGCTGCTGGTGCGGTTCGGCGCGGCCTGGCTGCCCGTGGGCGCACGGGCGGCGGGCGGCGCGGGCTCCGCGGGGACGATGGCCTCGGTCGCGTGCGCCCTCGCCATCTTTTTATTGGCCGTTCATACGGCCACCCTGCGCGCGGCGGAGAGCGGGCAATTGCCGCAAAGCTTTTGCCCCCTGGCCATTGGTGGCCTCTGCCTCACCCTCACCATTTTGCTCCCGCGCGTGCGCCGCAACGCCTTCGTGGGCGTGCGCACCCCATGGACCTTGGCGTCCGACGAGAACTGGGCGCGCACCCACCGCCTCGCCTCCTTCACCATGTTGGCCGCCACCATCGCGTGCTTCGCGACCGCCCTCGTGGCCCCCGCGCTCGGCGTGGCCATCGCGTGCGCGGCGGTCGTCTCCGCCGCGCTCATCCCCGCGATTTACTCGGCCTTCCTCGCGCGAGGCGGCTACAAAAGCTGA
- a CDS encoding DsbA family oxidoreductase — MKRRLAVDIWSDIACPWCYIGKRRLEAALERFPHRDAVEVVWHAFELDPAAPRVRDPNVSYAERLAGKYRTTQVEAQRSIDRMVAVAKGDGLDFQFERIKPGNTFDAHRVLHFAHERGVQDAVKERFLRAYMTEGEAIGEREVLVRLASEAGLDADEVRHQLETNAHAEAVRADEEQARDLGIEGVPFFVLGGRYAVSGAQPAEHLLAALQRAWKDLEAKPITFAEGDACGPDGCPVPNA, encoded by the coding sequence ATGAAGAGGAGATTGGCCGTCGACATCTGGTCCGACATCGCTTGCCCCTGGTGCTACATCGGAAAGCGCCGGCTGGAGGCCGCGCTCGAGCGCTTCCCACATCGGGACGCGGTCGAGGTCGTGTGGCACGCCTTCGAGCTCGATCCAGCTGCGCCGCGGGTGCGCGATCCGAATGTGTCCTATGCCGAGCGCCTCGCCGGCAAATACCGAACGACTCAGGTCGAGGCGCAGCGGAGCATCGATCGCATGGTCGCCGTGGCCAAGGGCGACGGGCTCGACTTTCAATTCGAGCGCATCAAGCCCGGAAATACGTTCGATGCCCACCGGGTGCTGCACTTTGCCCATGAGCGCGGCGTGCAGGATGCCGTGAAGGAGCGTTTTCTACGCGCGTACATGACCGAGGGCGAGGCCATCGGCGAGCGCGAGGTGCTCGTGCGCCTGGCGAGCGAAGCCGGGCTCGACGCGGACGAGGTCCGCCACCAGCTCGAGACGAACGCCCACGCCGAGGCGGTGCGCGCCGACGAGGAGCAAGCGCGCGATCTCGGCATCGAAGGCGTGCCGTTCTTCGTGCTCGGGGGTCGCTACGCCGTCTCCGGCGCGCAACCCGCCGAGCACCTCCTCGCCGCGCTCCAGCGCGCCTGGAAGGATCTCGAGGCAAAACCCATCACCTTCGCCGAAGGCGACGCCTGCGGGCCCGATGGGTGCCCTGTTCCAAACGCGTAG
- a CDS encoding beta-N-acetylhexosaminidase, producing the protein MFLTFFSSAGTAACSGADIDTEDNPDITDSTSDELQLEAAPVALDKVIPAPVSVQSSASQTHTITQSTVIYTEANSAEAARVGEYLGTLLRPATGYPLPVRPASSVSSGIVLLLTGANPKVGASGYELDVDPSRILVRANTGAGLFAAVQTLRQLLPVTIEGSSTQTGPWQVAGGHVLDYPKFGYRGAMLDVARHFFPEGTVKRYIDHLARYKLNYLHLHLSDDQGWRIQIDAYPRLATYGGSTQVGGGPGGYYTKAVYTDIVDYAAARYITIVPEIDMPGHTNAALASVAELNCDNKAKPLYTGTDVGFSTFCMDAQHRDVVVKFVGDVVRELAALTPGPYIHLGGDEASSTSEPDYLAFEQRVMPLVAQAGKKLIGWHEILKANPETSAIPQYWGTTPTDSSVQAAAKRGLKILLSPANKAYLDMKYNRNTPLGQDWAGLIEARDAYNWNPASYLTGVSSSSVAGIEAPLWTETLTTLAHIEYMIFPRLPALAERGWASANQTWDQFKQRLAAQGPRWKKANITYYASPQVPWP; encoded by the coding sequence ATGTTCCTCACGTTCTTTTCGTCCGCGGGCACCGCTGCGTGCTCCGGCGCGGACATCGATACGGAGGACAATCCGGACATCACGGATTCGACGTCCGACGAGTTGCAATTGGAGGCCGCCCCCGTGGCCCTCGACAAGGTCATTCCTGCGCCGGTATCGGTGCAATCGAGCGCGAGCCAAACGCATACCATCACGCAGAGCACCGTGATCTACACCGAGGCCAATTCGGCCGAGGCCGCGCGCGTGGGCGAATACCTGGGTACATTGCTCCGCCCCGCCACGGGATATCCCCTCCCCGTGCGCCCCGCGTCGAGCGTGAGCTCTGGCATCGTGCTCCTCCTCACGGGCGCCAATCCCAAGGTCGGCGCCTCCGGCTACGAGCTCGACGTCGATCCGAGCCGCATCCTGGTGCGCGCGAACACCGGCGCGGGACTCTTCGCGGCCGTGCAGACCCTCCGGCAATTGCTACCGGTTACCATCGAGGGATCATCGACCCAAACCGGCCCGTGGCAGGTCGCGGGCGGCCACGTCTTGGACTACCCGAAGTTCGGCTACCGGGGCGCCATGCTCGACGTGGCCCGCCATTTCTTCCCCGAAGGTACGGTGAAGAGGTACATCGACCATCTGGCGCGCTACAAATTGAACTATCTGCACCTCCATTTGTCCGACGATCAGGGCTGGCGCATTCAAATCGACGCCTATCCACGATTGGCGACCTACGGCGGGAGCACCCAGGTCGGCGGAGGCCCGGGCGGCTATTACACCAAGGCCGTTTACACGGATATCGTCGACTACGCGGCGGCGCGGTACATCACCATCGTCCCCGAGATCGACATGCCCGGCCACACCAACGCGGCGCTGGCGTCGGTGGCGGAGCTCAATTGCGACAACAAGGCCAAGCCGCTCTACACGGGGACGGACGTCGGGTTCTCCACGTTCTGTATGGACGCGCAGCACCGCGACGTGGTGGTCAAGTTCGTGGGCGACGTGGTGCGCGAGCTCGCGGCCCTCACGCCGGGTCCGTACATTCACCTGGGCGGCGACGAAGCATCGAGCACCTCGGAGCCCGATTACCTCGCCTTCGAGCAGCGGGTGATGCCCCTGGTGGCGCAAGCCGGCAAAAAGCTGATCGGCTGGCACGAGATCCTGAAGGCGAACCCCGAGACGTCGGCCATCCCTCAATATTGGGGGACGACCCCCACCGACAGCAGCGTTCAAGCGGCGGCCAAGCGCGGGCTGAAGATCCTGCTCTCGCCGGCCAACAAGGCGTACTTGGATATGAAGTACAATCGCAACACGCCGCTGGGCCAGGACTGGGCCGGTTTGATCGAGGCGCGCGACGCGTACAACTGGAACCCCGCGAGCTACCTCACCGGCGTCTCCAGCAGCAGCGTGGCCGGCATCGAGGCGCCCCTGTGGACCGAGACGCTCACCACCCTCGCCCATATCGAGTACATGATCTTCCCCAGGCTCCCGGCCCTGGCCGAGCGCGGATGGGCGTCGGCCAACCAGACGTGGGACCAGTTCAAGCAGCGCCTCGCCGCCCAAGGCCCGCGCTGGAAGAAGGCGAACATCACGTACTACGCGTCGCCCCAAGTGCCCTGGCCCTGA
- a CDS encoding metalloregulator ArsR/SmtB family transcription factor, protein MPSKPDESGIFGALADPTRRAILRLLRRGSKSAGDIAAAFDLAKPTLSHHFAVLRRSGLVRAERRGTSIVYTLQTSALEEVAAELLELVAPVTSAASAAGRSGGLGRARKERLP, encoded by the coding sequence ATGCCCTCCAAGCCCGACGAAAGCGGCATCTTCGGCGCCCTCGCCGATCCCACCCGCCGCGCCATCCTCCGCCTTTTGCGGCGCGGCTCGAAGAGCGCCGGCGACATCGCGGCAGCCTTCGACCTGGCCAAGCCCACGCTGTCGCATCATTTTGCGGTGCTCCGACGCTCGGGGCTCGTGCGCGCGGAGCGGCGGGGCACGTCGATCGTGTACACCCTTCAAACGAGCGCGCTCGAGGAGGTCGCGGCCGAGCTGCTCGAGCTCGTCGCGCCGGTCACGTCGGCCGCATCGGCCGCCGGTCGCAGCGGGGGCCTCGGACGCGCTCGAAAGGAGCGTTTGCCATGA
- a CDS encoding alpha/beta fold hydrolase — protein sequence MSDPQDSEVFELPNFELEQGATLRPAKLVYKTYGTLNADRSNAIVYPTAYGARHSDNEWLIGPRRALNPEKYFIIVPNMFGNGLSSSPSNTPPPHDRGNFPHITVRDNVRAQHRLVTERFGIERLELVTGWSMGGLQTYQWAVSYPALVKRALPFCGSSTTSPHNIVFLEGLEATLTADAGWNGGFYEQQPRKGLRAFSRVYAGWGFSQAFYWEKLHRQLGFESLEDFLVGFWEKDFGSHDANDLLAMLWTWKHADIGTTPGSDGDVRRALGSIRARTVAVPAEKDLYFPPEDEKWASQFIPNGDVRVIPGVWGHLAGLGINPPDTDFLDGVLRELLASSL from the coding sequence ATGTCCGATCCGCAAGACTCCGAGGTGTTCGAGCTGCCGAACTTCGAGTTGGAGCAAGGCGCCACCTTGCGGCCTGCGAAGCTCGTCTACAAAACCTACGGCACCCTGAACGCCGACCGATCCAACGCCATCGTCTATCCGACGGCGTACGGCGCGCGGCATTCGGACAATGAATGGCTCATCGGGCCCCGACGTGCGCTGAACCCGGAGAAGTACTTCATCATCGTGCCGAACATGTTCGGCAATGGCCTCTCGTCCTCGCCGTCGAACACGCCGCCGCCGCACGATCGCGGGAACTTTCCGCACATCACCGTGCGGGACAACGTGCGCGCGCAGCACCGCTTGGTCACCGAGCGGTTCGGGATCGAGCGGCTGGAGCTGGTCACGGGTTGGTCGATGGGGGGCTTGCAGACGTACCAGTGGGCGGTCAGCTATCCCGCTCTCGTGAAACGCGCACTACCGTTTTGCGGATCGTCGACGACGTCGCCCCACAACATCGTCTTTCTCGAAGGGCTGGAGGCTACCCTGACCGCCGATGCCGGGTGGAACGGTGGCTTTTACGAGCAGCAGCCGAGGAAGGGCCTGCGCGCGTTTTCACGCGTCTATGCGGGTTGGGGTTTCTCCCAGGCCTTCTATTGGGAAAAGCTCCACCGGCAGCTCGGGTTCGAGTCGCTCGAGGATTTTCTGGTCGGATTTTGGGAGAAGGACTTCGGGAGCCACGACGCCAACGATCTGTTGGCCATGTTGTGGACGTGGAAGCACGCGGACATCGGCACCACCCCGGGGAGCGATGGCGACGTCCGCCGGGCCCTCGGCTCCATCCGCGCGCGCACCGTCGCCGTGCCCGCGGAGAAGGACCTCTACTTCCCGCCCGAGGACGAGAAATGGGCGAGCCAATTCATCCCCAACGGCGATGTGCGCGTCATCCCCGGCGTGTGGGGGCATCTGGCGGGTCTCGGCATCAACCCGCCCGATACGGATTTCCTCGATGGTGTGCTGCGCGAGCTGCTCGCGAGCTCACTCTGA
- a CDS encoding DUF6328 family protein, producing MVAVPPFGVEYRPWGESRYHRRVSADTSDKETPQARINREMTELLSELRIALPGVQMLFAFLLTVPFHETFARLSEELHIAFFFTFACTATAAILLIAPSSNHRIAFRAHDKERLLYRSNGFAIVGIAFLALAICGVVFLISGMLLGERLAPAAAAVPLVLILATWYIVPLVRHWRHLGNEDHRGR from the coding sequence GTGGTGGCGGTACCGCCCTTCGGGGTGGAGTACCGCCCTTGGGGTGAATCGCGGTATCATCGCCGGGTGAGCGCGGATACGTCGGACAAGGAAACGCCTCAGGCGCGCATCAACCGGGAGATGACCGAGCTGCTCAGCGAGCTACGCATCGCGCTGCCGGGGGTGCAAATGCTCTTTGCGTTTCTCCTCACCGTCCCCTTTCACGAGACGTTCGCGCGGCTCTCCGAAGAGTTGCATATTGCATTCTTTTTCACGTTCGCGTGCACGGCCACCGCCGCCATTTTGCTCATCGCCCCCTCGTCGAACCACCGCATCGCCTTTCGCGCCCACGACAAAGAGCGGCTCCTCTACCGCTCCAACGGCTTTGCCATCGTGGGCATCGCCTTCCTGGCGCTCGCCATTTGCGGGGTCGTCTTCCTCATCTCCGGCATGCTCCTGGGCGAGCGCCTAGCCCCCGCCGCCGCCGCCGTCCCGCTCGTGCTCATCCTGGCCACGTGGTACATCGTCCCCCTCGTGCGCCACTGGCGCCATCTGGGGAACGAGGATCACCGGGGCCGGTAG